From one Culex quinquefasciatus strain JHB chromosome 3, VPISU_Cqui_1.0_pri_paternal, whole genome shotgun sequence genomic stretch:
- the LOC6032744 gene encoding dnaJ homolog subfamily C member 30, mitochondrial — protein sequence MGLLKFTSTLGAVLNQTKQNVDLLGIGATYPIIQRCISVYGAARRSHYDALGISPAATQNDIKQAYYNLSKVYHPDRNEGSDTAAEKFRAITEAYEVLGNYRLRKLYDKGILHTAGRQYARQQDAVSKEAEEEEDDPQTRFYKKRMTRTHVPTASGRTPIYDFDEWSRNHYGASFNRKKKAEEKFRARAAQDELVNSTVIQGYVVYAMVGLGLMYVLILMQERSHDTPKPLPEKNVAEDEK from the coding sequence ATGGGTTTGCTAAAGTTTACATCCACACTAGGTGCTGTCCTCAACCAAACGAAACAAAATGTGGACCTGTTGGGCATCGGAGCGACCTATCCGATCATCCAGCGGTGCATCAGCGTGTACGGCGCCGCACGAAGGTCCCACTACGACGCGCTGGGAATTAGTCCGGCGGCAACCCAGAACGACATCAAGCAGGCCTACTACAACCTGTCAAAGGTGTACCATCCGGACCGGAACGAGGGCAGCGACACGGCGGCGGAAAAGTTTCGTGCCATCACCGAGGCGTACGAAGTGCTTGGGAATTATCGGCTGAGAAAGCTGTACGACAAGGGCATTTTGCACACCGCAGGTCGTCAGTACGCGCGCCAGCAGGACGCGGTCAGCAAGGAGGCCGAGGAGGAAGAGGACGATCCGCAAACGCGGTTCTACAAGAAGCGCATGACGCGAACGCACGTTCCGACGGCTTCGGGGAGGACACCGATTTACGATTTTGACGAGTGGTCTCGGAACCATTATGGGGCGAGCTTTAACCGGAAGAAGAAGGCGGAGGAAAAGTTCCGGGCACGGGCCGCCCAGGACGAGCTGGTTAATTCTACTGTGATCCAGGGGTACGTCGTGTACGCCATGGTCGGGCTGGGCCTGATGTACGTGCTTATTCTGATGCAGGAACGGTCCCACGATACGCCGAAACCGTTGCCAGAGAAGAATGTAGCGGAGGATGAAAAGTAG
- the LOC6032745 gene encoding vacuolar protein-sorting-associated protein 37 homolog 1 — protein sequence MYQQYLNQAVRTLQNLSSDELKDLLNDDDKLDERVDQAVQSLESEKDLLLGENRSLAESNLEKEPKVIELRSRVNDLSEQGRALATSVRQKSDDLKTKSGSTNPDTVLALLQTAAAESEEESEQIVKQFLDNEIAIDVYLDKFMSSRRTMHSRKLKAEKMTELVRNGLSGSASSQQQPLQRPSFGSPYPPPPVHAGSGFYPPMPNAGAVPYPLGPVSMPMPGMPQWNRPPY from the exons ATGTACCAACAGTATTTAAATCAGGCGGTGCGGACGCTGCAGAATCTGTCCTCGGACGAGCTGAAGGATCTGCTGAACGATGACGACAAACTGGACGAACGGGTCGATCAGGCC GTCCAATCGCTGGAATCCGAGAAGGATCTGCTGCTCGGCGAGAACCGCAGCCTGGCCGAGAGCAACCTGGAAAAAGAGCCGAAAGTGATCGAGCTGCGGTCGCGCGTCAACGATCTGTCGGAACAGGGCCGGGCGCTGGCCACGTCCGTTCGCCAAAAGTCAGATGATCTGA AAACCAAATCGGGCAGCACAAACCCGGACACGGTGCTGGCCCTGCTCCAGACGGCGGCCGCCGAAAGTGAGGAAGAGTCCGAGCAGATCGTCAAGCAGTTTCTCGACAACGAAATCGCCATCGACGTGTACCTGGACAAGTTCATGAGCAGTCGCCGAACCATGCACAGCCGCAAGCTGAAGGCGGAAAAGATGACGGAACTGGTGCGAAACGGGCTCAGTGGCAGCGCCAGCAGTCAACAGCAACCGTTACAGCGTCCTAGCTTTGGCAGTCCTTACCCGCCGCCGCCGGTGCATGCCGGATCCGGGTTCTATCCGCCGATGCCGAATGCCGGAGCGGTGCCGTACCCGCTGGGACCGGTTTCAATGCCGATGCCGGGAATGCCCCAGTGGAATCGACCGCCGTACTAA
- the LOC6032743 gene encoding uncharacterized protein C9orf85 homolog, with translation MSSRRGDGGRRTRAQKHQNSFAFKNDLHDKHTPLIKLISNLNVCEVCERCKEQIEWKIKYRKYKPLTQPKSCNKCNERKVKRAYHVLCRDCALASRCCAKCLAPADETHIVPPEPTDVEKQKLKVEMDHLIKSLPERKRRTFLRYMNKGKKKEKKDSDGEDYEEDKKKKPAGVPHTRAELMEKFEQLKLSTVEGDVDSLFSDDDDDDDDYEDLSDEHSLG, from the coding sequence ATGAGTTCTCGCCGCGGTGACGGCGGCCGCCGGACCCGTGCCCAGAAGCACCAGAATTCGTTCGCGTTCAAGAACGACCTGCACGACAAGCACACGCCGCTGATCAAGCTGATTAGCAACCTGAACGTGTGCGAAGTTTGCGAGCGCTGCAAGGAGCAGATCGAGTGGAAGATCAAGTACCGGAAGTACAAACCGTTGACGCAGCCCAAATCCTGCAACAAGTGCAACGAGCGCAAGGTCAAGCGGGCGTACCACGTCCTGTGCCGGGACTGTGCCCTGGCCAGCCGGTGCTGCGCCAAGTGTTTGGCGCCGGCCGATGAGACGCACATTGTTCCACCGGAACCGACCGACGTCGAGAAGCAGAAGCTGAAGGTAGAGATGGACCATCTGATCAAGTCGCTGCCGGAGCGGAAGCGGCGCACGTTCCTGCGATACATGAACAAAGGCAAGAAGAAGGAAAAGAAGGATTCGGACGGAGAGGATTACGAGgaagacaagaagaagaaaccgGCCGGAGTTCCGCACACGAGGGCTGAGTTGATGGAAAAGTTCGAGCAGCTGAAGTTGTCCACCGTGGAAGGGGACGTGGATAGTCTGTTCTcggatgatgacgacgacgacgatgactatGAAGACCTCAGTGATGAACATTCTTTGGGTTAG
- the LOC6032746 gene encoding probable 18S rRNA (guanine-N(7))-methyltransferase, with amino-acid sequence MARRPEHLAPPEIFYNEDEAQKYTNNTRIIEIQVQMCERAIELLALGEDEPHMILDIGCGSGLSGSVLEDQGHAWIGIDIAKAMLDVAVEREVEGDLVLGDMGQGMPFKAGTFDGAVSISALQWLCNADKKSHVPSKRLYQFFSTLFSCLTRNARAVFQFYPENADQIELITSQAMKAGFYGGLVVDYPNSAKAKKYFLVLMTGGMVKLPAALGTEADSGQIPYSRKRELANNARGRPLKKSREWVQAKKERRRQQGNDTRSDSKYTARKRSGRF; translated from the exons ATGGCACGTCGCCCGGAGCATCTCGCTCCACCGGAGATT TTCTACAACGAAGATGAAGCGCAAAAGTACACAAACAACACCCGAATCATCGAGATCCAGGTACAGATGTGCGAGCGGGCCATCGAGCTGCTGGCGCTGGGCGAGGACGAACCGCACATGATCCTGGACATTGGCTGCGGGTCGGGCCTGTCGGGAAGCGTGCTGGAGGACCAGGGCCACGCCTGGATCGGAATCGACATCGCCAAGGCCATGTTGGACGTGGCGGTGGAGCGCGAGGTCGAGGGGGATCTGGTGCTGGGGGACATGGGCCAGGGCATGCCGTTCAAGGCGGGCACATTCGACGGGGCGGTTTCGATTTCCGCCCTGCAGTGGCTGTGCAACGCGGACAAAAAGTCGCACGTGCCCTCGAAGCGACTCTATCAGTTCTTCAGCACGCTGTTTTCCTGTTTG ACGCGCAACGCCCGGGCCGTGTTCCAGTTCTATCCGGAAAACGCCGACCAAATCGAACTTATTACGTCCCAAGCGATGAAGGCCGGTTTCTACGGCGGTCTCGTCGTGGACTATCCCAACTCGGCCAAGGCGAAGAAGTACTTCCTGGTGCTGATGACGGGCGGGATGGTGAAGCTGCCGGCGGCGCTCGGAACCGAGGCCGACTCGGGCCAGATTCCGTACAGCCGGAAGCGCGAGCTGGCGAATAATGCCCGCGGGAGGCCGCTTAAAAAGTCCCGCGAGTGGGTCCAGGCGAAGAAAGAGCGGCGGCGGCAGCAGGGCAACGACACGCGCTCCGACTCCAAGTACACGGCGCGGAAGCGAAGTGGGCGGTTTTGA